A single genomic interval of Lathyrus oleraceus cultivar Zhongwan6 chromosome 7, CAAS_Psat_ZW6_1.0, whole genome shotgun sequence harbors:
- the LOC127104882 gene encoding uncharacterized protein LOC127104882: protein MDSMKKVELLKNSNEEKENIHSPRPLYLELHPVTTTKEPQVHKTQWEKHLEDELVKSRKENSELRSERDEWKKRASFARERFRSFKEESEKQVVYHIITCASAIESIENFMTAFTCLFLLIVVCVEK, encoded by the exons ATGGATTCAATGAAGAAG GTTGAATTGCTCAAGAATTCAAATGAAGAGAAAGAGAATATTCATTCACCTAGGCCACTCTATTTGGAGCTTCATCCTG TTACTACTACTAAGGAACCACAAGTGCATAAAACTCAATGGGAGAAACACCTTGAAGATGAACTAGTAAAGTCTAg GAAAGAGAATTCCGAACTTCGGTCAGAGCGTGACGAGTGGAAGAAGCGAGCGAGTTTCGCTAGAGAAAGATTTCGAAGTTTCAAGGAAGAATCTGAAAAACAAGTAGTTTATCACATAATAACTTGCGCTTCAGCAATTGAATCAATTGAGAACTTCATGACAGCATTTACTTGTTTGTTTCTTCTTATAGTTGTCTGTGTTGAGAAATGA
- the LOC127104883 gene encoding probable peptide/nitrate transporter At3g43790 translates to MVESECTKLKKELQEQHKDIQYLTLESNRSHETARIATREVEAVKQELIEERKNVERIKENFIRDITFSDSKAIVAEAKLSDLQRKTKLRDYKACTICLTNEKDMAFGCGHMTCRDCGSKLSKCPICREQITSHIKLFSLIGPALGGYLAQPAVKYPHLFPKDSFWDKFPYFLPSLSVSAFAFVVAIACIWLPETLHNHPLSNESIDDAEALETGNISNDDDKIIQKDENLFLNWPLMSSIIVYSIFSLYNVAYQEVFSLWAVSPGRFGGLNFTTDNVGDVLAISGIGLIVSQLFLYPSLERAFGPIKFARISAVLSIPLLQSYPFIAMLSGITLYLVINIASLLKNVLSMTIITGLFIMQNRAVEQHQRGAANGIAMTIMSIFKAIGPAGGGAV, encoded by the exons ATGGTAGAG AGTGAATGTACTAAGCTGAAGAAAGAACTACAAGAACAGCATAAAGATATTCAGTATCTTACACTAGAATCTAACCGGAGTCACGAGACGGCACGAATCGCCACAAGAGAAGTTGAAGCAGTAAAACAAGAGCTTATAGAAGAGCGCAAAAATGTTGAACGAATTAAAGAGAATTTTATTAGAGATATTACATTCTCCGATTCAAAAGCTATTGTCGCCGAG GCAAAACTGAGTGatcttcaaagaaaaacaaaattgagAGATTATAAG GCATGCACTATATGTCTGACTAATGAGAAGGACATGGCATTTGGGTGTGGACACATG ACTTGCAGAGACTGTGGATCAAAGTTATCAAAGTGTCCAATATGTCGTGAGCAGATCACAAGTCATATTAAGTTGTTTTCTT TAATTGGACCAGCATTGGGAGGTTATTTGGCTCAG CCAGCAGTGAAATACCCTCATCTATTTCCAAAAGACTCATTTTGGGATAA GTTTCCATATTTCTTGCCTTCCTTGTCAGTATCAGCTTTTGCATTTGTGGTAGCAATTGCATGCATCTGGCTTCCG GAAACACTTCACAACCACCCTCTAAGCAATGAGTCTATTGATGATGCTGAAGCTTTAGAAACTGGAAACATAAGTAATGACGACGACAAAATAATCCAAAAAGATGAAAACCTCTTCCTGAACTGGCCATTAATGTCATCTATTATTGTGTACAGCATTTTCTCACTTTATAATGTTGCTTATCAAGAG GTTTTCTCATTATGGGCTGTTAGTCCTGGAAGGTTTGGTGGTTTGAACTTTACAACTGATAATGTAGGCGATGTTCTCGCAATATCAG GTATTGGTCTTATTGTCTCCCAGCTTTTCCTCTACCCTTCATTGGAAAGAGCTTTCGGACCTATAAAATTTGCTCGCATCTCCGCA GTTTTATCAATACCTCTGTTGCAAAGTTACCCCTTCATAGCAATGCTTTCTGGCATTACGCTATACCTAGTTATTAATATTGCTTCTCTTCTGAAGAATGTTCTAAGT ATGACGATAATCACTGGTTTATTTATTATGCAAAATAGAGCCGTG GAACAACATCAAAGAGGGGCAGCTAATGGCATTGCTATGACTATAATGTCAATATTCAAAGCAATCGGTCCAGCGGGAGGTGGTGCAGTGTGA